Below is a window of Vanessa tameamea isolate UH-Manoa-2023 chromosome 11, ilVanTame1 primary haplotype, whole genome shotgun sequence DNA.
AAATGTCATTAAGAATGTGGCGTAATGCACgaaatggatttaaaaaaaaacttgtttctCTTACAGACTATATCGGAAAGCGCTATCGATAACCTCCCACAATTCGTACATGAATTCGTCCATATCGATGTCCAGCATTGGTTCAAACTCAGATTCCCTGTCCAGCTACGATTGGACGTGGCAGGAATTGAAAGACAAACTCAAGTCAGTATTCTCTGAACTGTCACTGAAGGATGCCTTGCTCGTCCTTGATGAAGTTAACGAGAAGAAATGTCTAGACGCATTCGACATTGGCTGCAAAATTGTTGTCACGACGAGAGATACAGGGGTCGTCACAAATTTTCATCCACAGATTATTAACGTAAGTGAATTTATTGCTACCTTAAGCTGTTGAATTGAATAATGTCAcgcaaattaacttaaatgattttagtatttattataaaaagtgtaTATCGTATAAGCTCAGTGTGTATTATATAATGCAATATAAGGATTAGGATTTGGCGGACTTGAGGCCGACAACCCGCCAGCTCAACTCTTCTTGAGTAAGCTTGTGCTGATGGGTTTGGTAACATAAACAACCACCTAATTTAATCATACAAAACACgtgttcaattaataaatttagctGTACGATAATTCCCTTTAGTTGGCTTTTCTGATACTTACTGAATTCAGATGGGAACTATTCTGTTCCACAAGCGACTCGGTAAGATGCCCAAAAATTACCGAATTAAAACACTCATAATACTGATacagataaatttataacaattatagtattttttaaagaaaagttgTAATTTTAGGTAGAGAACTACTTTTCCGAAGAGGAATCGCTTGCATTGTTCGCCTCGTGTTTGGAAGTGGAAGTATCAAATTTGCCGAGACAAGCGAAGAAATTACATGAAATATGTAAAGGTAGTCCATTCCACATCGCCTTACTGGGAGCAGAGTTAGCGGAAAATAAAGAGAGACTAGTACATGATACCAGGCACTGGAACTACTATTTGAACAAGTTGGAGAAAAAAGAATTTATCTTGtaagtattctatatattttatttatatttaacatactcATAAATAGTTTTTCTCATTTCATGATGACTAATTGCTCAATGGTTTTGATAAACGTAAACtaattttacgtaaatatatgttttatgaatGTGAAAGTGATTTGTGTAATCCCTCAAcaatattctgccacatgtgtatcaagCTGTATTAGCTGGGATTGAATTAGCTTCGAACCTTCTGAAAAGTGCAGCAGTGAGACAacttaatcttaatttttatttattttgggttacaaaataaccattaattatgaataaaaatttagaacTCATTTCACTTCAAAACTCAGTGTTCGCCATATTGAATCCGCGATATATTCTCACCTCTGTAAATCATTCTACCAAATATTCAAttctaaattgtaatttttcagCCATTTAAGACCAAATGTTAACCCAATGAAAACAATCGAAATTTGCATTAATTCACTCAAACCAAACATTCTACCTTTATTCAAGATGCTCACAATATTACCTGACAATGTTAAATTGTCAGCAAAAGTGTTCAGCAAACTGTGGAACAAGCCAGTCCTTGAagttaatagtattataaagcAACTTCGAAGTAAGTCACTAATAATAGAATTCTATGATAAGGATCAAGTGGATTATTCATATGAAATACACGATTTAATTATGGGTTATTTACGGAGCAGTTCAAATGACGACGATGTCAAGAAACTACACgaggattttttaaaaagctATAGTTATGACAGTATCAATAATGCTCCGGTGGAAATAGAAGATGACGGGTACATAGCCTTCTATATTGGTTATCATTTGGCCAACACGAAGAACTTGAACAATAAGTGGACTCTTTTTAACAGattatatttggatttaaaGTTTTTGGGCAATAAAGCGAGACTTACTGGGCCGGCCGATGTTATACTGGATCTTCAGAAATATGAAAGTCATATCGCTCATGATGTAAGTAATGAGCACTAAATATCAACAGGGAATAACCctttacttatatacatatttagatgAACTTAATGTGGGTATGTCTGTTTGAGATTGATAAATTATGAAACTGTTTGACCAAACACCATTAAAGTTggctcattattatttttttgtgggGAAGGTATTTCTTTTAACTTCCTTTGTAATAATGCGCGTCTAAGTGGCGCTACTGTACATCTACTGCACCATAGCTTGACTGTATCATATTTATTCGTAGTTAGTACATTGCAAGTAAAAGGATTTGGCTGAGTTTTGCGGTCAACCGTATGTCAAATCTCATCAAATGGATTGGTTTCCCAACCCTCACTTTGTAGTTCAAGCACTGGTTATAAATGGTATTAACGAATGTGCCTGTCAAAAACTTATCAGCTCTCAACCACACACATTTATATAGGACACATctttactaatatgataaatgcCAAAGTAATTACCTACATAACATAACTACTACTACgaaatgtctgtctgtctgtctgtcgctctttcacggccaaaccaccgaaccgaatttgacgaaataatCTTTTATGCCTAAAACAGCTGACGACCGCCAAAAACGCGAGAGAAGCCGCGaacgacaaatatattttttttctgtttgcaTTTAGGAACTCGACAAATCATTACTATTCAGTATTAAAGAATATCTAAGTACATATGGAATAGATCTATACAGATATCCCTGTACGGACatcatacaaaatatcttacaaaACGAATCCAAGGGAATTCTTTACACCAAAGCTTGGCAGATAGCTCAAGAGAGATGTACTAATAACgagttatattttgaatttatgtaagtgacattgttattttatagttggaaaaaaaaatcagcatAGTTTTAATGGAATTATAAACATCATTATCGTGAAAGTCGTGAATTTTTgagttacaaaattttaaattcgtcatatattataatttttacgtcACATTACGTGACATGAggctttaaaacttttataataattgtatcagTAACAGTGTTAAGATTACACCTTTTTTTGAAGATCTGAGAAATTGGTTATGGTATATACTCCATTGCTTCTCACTTAACCTGGAAGAACTAGATTTCAAGACTGAAAAAATTGTTGGTCCTGATTTAGagatggaaaaatattttcctgaaaaaaaacctataaaataTGTTACCCTTTTAAATCTGAACTCAAACGTTATCTCTTAAATCTGCTTAAAAAGAAATGAGGAAAGATGCAAAatctgaattaatttataattgtatgattagaaaattatgttgtttatatttaatattttgcaatGCTGTGACtggtgtaaaatattttttataaaattgttttgatttaaggCACGAACAAAATGtagaagaaataaaacattccaCGATCGATGTCAAGGAAACAATCACTGCCGTATGTTTTCTGGGTGATTATGTGCTCGTTGGTACAGTCATGGGTGCTATCAAGGTACttgacattttttatctgtgacaaatatctaataagtttatatattaattgacaaatgatttttttacagtTCTTTCACATAggaacaaataaattgaaaaaggaATTACAAAGTTCAGGTTCTCCTGTCAAGTGGGTTGGAGTATGTCCTATAAATCCTCTATTTATAGCATCATTGGCTTATGACGGGGTTATTAAGTTGTGGTACATCGATGATGTAGAACGTGATGGGGCAGGAGGTGTTATTGAAGAAggtatattaattgattattaaaaacaaatgattatgAAGTTCAGATTGATTTCAAGTAACTACTTACTAActacaatatagaaaataattttagaatattatatctatacataaaaataaataaaaaaagaagcatttgtctgtctgtctatttttCTTActggttaaatattatatttagtttcatttcACCTCAAAATCGATtgaatctattaatattttaagaacttaaggtttaaatacatttcttttaTTCATGAATTCAGTCTAAACgataaaatgtttgatttttttttaaggatattCTTTTCAaactgataattaattaattgccatattttttccttactttttttttcatcaaatatgTTTGTTAACGTTTTTCTTAGTTTTTGTATTTTCGTGTAAAATTTTGAGCAACTTAATTAGGTTCACAATCTGTTCCCTGATAACTGAGTGTATACTAGGAGtgtactataattaaattataacaagaaTGATAAGGaatcaaatattctactaatatttaattttattaatatttagaatcTGAAGAATCACTGAACAATAATTACCCAAGCAATGAAACTATAGCACCAAAACTTGGACCATTTATAAACTGTCGCTGGGCAAATAACGAAGAAACTTTGATCACACATACATCTAAAATGATTGTATTATTCAACACGAGTGGCAAAGTACTGTACCTCCTAGACAATCTGTATAGGGATAGGGACATACTGTGCTGTGTTCCCTGCAATTGTGATAAATATGTGATAGTTGCCACAAGCAACAGTACTCATATGCTGGAAATTATCGATGTGAAGACCAAAGAAAAGCAGATCTATGAAGAAACCGATACAGTATTGGATATCATAACTGTACCGGGTGAGTTTTGACATAAAACGTCGTTCCTTCTTATTTTGACTCATTATTACgtctatatttttaacatattagaatatatgcctatatcattttatttatggataCACCAAAGACAAAATTTTCTCAAAAATAATGAATCAGTTGATTGAGAGTTTTGATGCTCGAATACGACACTCGTTTactataactttgtgaaaacaAGAATTGCGTTCAGTGGAAAGCAATGTTTTTTTTGGGTCAAAACGCCATGTcagtaaattttttaatttttttgatcgAACTATAGAATATGTTAATTCCATTTCAGGTACCAAGAGAATcttaactttaaaaaagaaagaagtAACAGAATATGAATTCAAAGTGTTCCGAAGATTCAATCAAAACTGTAATAACTGTGTCTGCAAGACCGTCGTAACCAGCGACATCGTGAAGGACGGCATTACATTTATATCGATGGCCGTGAACAAGACCGGAACGCTCCTATTCGTGTCGACGGACGACAGTCGGGTCATCTGTGTCAACTTGAAGACGAATACGTATCTCTTCGATTTGGAAAACAGAAGAGGGTgagaattttaaagaaaatacccgcctactaactcattaaaaattttattttgttattttagtgatggttattaactaataaattaattatatatctgtcaCTGGCGATCACGAGACTGTCGAACTGCAATAGAATGGTCAGCATAAATCGTTGCGCAGGAACGTGGCGTCGATGTCGACGAGCGAGGTGGCGTGGGACGAGCTGGAGCCCGGCACCGACGTGCTGCTGACCGGCACGGCCGACCACGAGAACTGCGCCAAGGTGTGGTACCTCGACGCCGCCTACGTCGCGCACTACTCCCGGGACGGCGCCGGGTGAGTGATTGCACACCCTGGCCGAGGGGAATACGCGACAAAAAATGGGACCTTACCTCTACAGACCACTGATGTTCCTTGCTCAAATTTTTACGAGTATTGAGTGCATTATTTTTCTCATTGCAGTAAAGTACGCCTGACGACTAAATTCGACGCGAGTTTTATTAACACTCTTTCTCCTAACACTCCTAACACTTCGACGTCGAGCAGTGCACCGCAAAGCAGCAATAACACCCCGAAACGACACCAATCTTTTGTCAGTCATAAGGAAGCCAAGCGGGTGGTGAAATCCACGATGAGTTTAGATCGGCATTCGCTTAAACCTCTGAACTTAAAAGGCTTATGTAACGGAAACAGCGATGGAGCGTTTCAGCCTTTGTTGGCTGTTGTCGatgataaaaacaatatacaggTAAGAATAGATAAACTAAATACCAATTAGTATGGCTTATACAAAGTAATTTAACTGTTTATGCTTTTTTCCATCATTTAATTTGTAAGTTTGCCAATACTATTTTTTGCTAATTCATGGCGCCAAGTGTtcgaaaatcaaatttaaaatgctCTTTTGCTTCATAACGCATAGTCCAAAATCTCATTTGATAATTCTAAAATACTAAACAATATCTCAAATCTGATTAATCATATTGATGTATTTTCAGATAATGCGCGGTAGAAAACTCATAACAGAGATACCGTCAAATTCAGACGACcatattacgaaaataaaaatatctcccTGTAACCAATACATCATATACGGTTTTAATTCCGGTATCGTCAGAAAGTTCACTTTACGGTCCAAAGAGAATAAAGACATAATGGACGTGAACAGTGCAGTTCAATACATGAATTTTGTAAGTCACAATCTAATGATGGTCGCGGGAAAGAACCGTTGTCTCATGGCCTATCGGTTGACTGAAGATGGTGACTGGAAACCTAAGATGTTACAACGGGGAAACACTAACCTCGGATCTCAAGAAATCTTAAACGATATAAATGGTATGTAGAATACATCTACCTTATATTATAGCACCTTTAATTTCCGTAAACAGTAGAAGATTTTTTGGttacatttttagtatttatccGATAGTGTATATTTCATACTATACAAATAGAGTCTCGTTCGTCTCGTGGCTTGATATATGGCCTCAGGCCCCAGGTCTGCCGAGTAAAGGTTATTGGGTTTTTCCGTTGAAAAGTCCGAAGTCTGGACGTTAGGAGTGTGTACATTCCCGTGCCTTGGATAGCACCCAAAGCCAAGTTCTGCGCCTGAATTCTTTTCGGTTGTGTCGGATTTACCGTCCCATCGGATGAGAGTGACGGATTAGAGAGGTCACTtgtatttgcgcacacacttgtgaacAGTAATACGTCCTGCGTAGTTAGCTGGTCTCCTTTGAGATTAAacgccgtgaccgaaatcagCCGGCAACATCGTTATCACAAAGAGAGAACAGTCTACATTTGTGAAATAGTGTTTCGAAAGTGCTTGAATAAACTACTTTTAACACaactactattttatttattacatagcgttatgtacataagaattatttacactgGAACTTTAatacgaaacaaaattaaaaaaagcttctgtacaaatcaaaatcaaatggACTGTtggcaagaatgttagcagAATATTTACTACTAAGTttagacaatatattttatcattacattataaaatatattttctatacttagtaatattataaatgcgaaagtaacgcTGTTTGTGTGTCTGTCTGGTATAAAGCAACCTTGAActcctaactaacctaaccccTAACGACCAattcctaaaacgcgagcaaagctgcTAGTGGcaactagttatatatattgtaattgcaGGTTTTAAGAAGAAATCAAATCCATCTGACAAGATATCAAGCTCAGAAAGCGACACAAGCATTAGCTCCAGAGACCGTCTCTTCCGAAACTGTGATCTCAAAGGACGACTTTGTAAAGGAAGCAGTTTAGTCGACTGTTACTGGGTACAGGACGTTGGACTAATCACGATAGAATCTAATGCCACTATTAAGCTCTGGGACAAAGATTTAAATTTGGCGAGCGTTCTGAACGGACGACAGAGCGATGTCTGCGTCTATTGTTCTGCATTTCAGAAGAATGTCCTAGTTTTATGTGATGACTATAATCTATCTTTTCAGGTaagtttatacttttttttgagCTCGATGCCAAATGTGTAGATGAGCTATTTATATGTGTTCATATACCCAGAGaatataaatcttatgtaaAAAATCATCAATTGATGATCGcaatacaagaatatatatataattatgtatttgattatgtgttaaatttaaaaataatttatgggTTTGTTACCGGCTCTTCTCATTAGAATCTACATATGTGATGGTGATAGTGACAAATGGTTTTAAAAGTCTTCTAGAATCCagaatattttggttttaaacattatatacctTGAGCCATTTATAACACTTTTAAACTGATCCTGTAAACCAAGTCACAGTCCTAATacgctaaatattattaaacttaaaatttcatTCTGAATTTCAaactcaaaacaaaaatatttgtttacagatatttgaattaagaagGGGAGAACAGATTCAGCTGGAGACAGTTCaagaatataaacttaataacagAATATACTCCTGCACTCTTACAGAGGACGGTAATATGCTGGCGATGGGACTCGATTCCGGTGATGTTGTGGTAAAcagttaaaatttttactttaaattattatttatgacaagTTCGAAATTAAAGGCaagaattttttttcttattcgtaCTAAGCAGTAAAAAGtagtcttataaaaaatatatgctaatttttttttttaaataggtaatacTTTTCTCCCTCAAATGGTAATCAATTAAGGAAAAGTATGTTACCATCCAAACCAAAAAGGCATTCCTAAAGAACATCAGACAGACGGCAGACTTTATTAAGCACCTTAAATACTCACATAATTCTATACATAACAACAACTCTATTACTTCAATAGTGAATTAAATCAGAAATACATAccgtttaaaatgtttttgccgACCATACTGTCATAAAAGTACCAACGGGGGCCCAACTCGAAGTAATCTCGAAGCGTCGGTCGCAGATCTGGAGCGTGCAGAACAAGCGGCAAGTGAAGCTGCTGAAGCAGCACAAGAGCAGGGTGCAGTGGTGCGGCTTCTCGCCCGTGCCCGAGCGCGGCCCGCGCGCGCCGCTCGACGACGAGCCGCCGCTCGTGCTCGTGTCGCTCGCCGCCGAGATCGTGTGGTGGAACGTCACGCACGTCATCCGCATGCGCAGCAAGGGCTTCTTGAGGTgaaccttttattttttatttattgtatttttaggtTGCCACGATAGCTTAACTATTCGTGAATTAGATACTAAGATGctttttatttggtatttagACCAACTTTGAAGTACATTTGAAAGAAGTTTGTGTACTCTTGTATTGTGTTGTAAgtaaaagcaaatatatttatttatttattattatttatttattctttattgcacacaaatacctaaaactaaatttaacatttgaattaaacaaaagttgcatgaggtacAACAGGCAGCCTTATTGATAAAGCAGTGTTCTCTACCAGGCAAACTTTGGGAGTGGACTTTGGAGTACTGATTGTTAAAAAAAGTTGGAAGggatacaataatttaaaattgccaataaataatatactgcatatataatataaaaatacagaatagacaaataattttttatagctatcaaaatgaaaaatgtttctttatttctAAGCCTATGTTGGAGGTCtaagtgttttatttaagtgACATATTTTCCTTTACAGGACTGGTCTAAATGTAATCACACCACTAGCGAGTCCACTAGATGTCAGGAACGAAATCCAAACAGTCGACAATTCTAGCACAAGCACAAGTAACAATTTCTTCTTCGGAGGTAATCTGTTAAACCCACAGCATTGTTGGAAAGTTAACTGGAAAAAGAAAACGTAagcagtaattttaattatattttaactcaaactaattaaaatatgctCATCTTTGAAgcattttcgaagatattttcCGAATGACAAGATTATTGTTTGAAgtctgcattttttttaaataatttattataaatatttttttataaatttgcattatataacttataattgcATTACAGTAACTTAATTTATCAATTGCTATTGTCTAGGTGTAAAGAAAAttcaaaaagaaaagaaatactGGCATGTATAAAGCTATCTGGAATGAACGCGAAACAAATTTGCCTCGACGAGAAATTCTCCTGTTTCGTGACCGTCGACAACCCcggacatatacatataatgaaaatGATGAGTACATGCTCAACGTAGCACAGAAACATTATTTGTTTCGGTTCAAATTATACgtaatgttgttattattgattaaacaaTACAGTTAAAGGTTCTTGAATTCTGTGCGACGAcaagtacataaaattaatttaatttgttatttattatggaatttGTGTGAATTTAAACGACTTTTAAAAGCCGGGAAAGTCGGTTGTTGTactttgcatttaaaaaaaatatcaagtatacatagtttaaatgaacaaacatacattttaataatattagtttaattttttatataatattttacaaaaccgagattatgaatgataaaaatgttaaatgctCTCTGCCTTGGTGATAAATGGTTGACTAGTGACCCCAACCAGTATAGAACAATTATTGTCTAATATAAACTGccattttacaaataaactaagatcttatgtatCTCTTTTTAAGTCAATTTTAACAACGAAATATCAATTCATaagttataacatttatatttttaattatacgttttaattggtgaaatagtattaaaatgttttaaacaaatttatgcaaataattttgTACTATAATTGCAATTCCCACCAGtctgcttttataaaataagtttataatgttGTTAAGGTTATACTAAGGAACTATTTGATCTTCAGTGgcaatagatat
It encodes the following:
- the LOC113400814 gene encoding uncharacterized protein LOC113400814, with protein sequence MDIKNQKLLQHHQHAIVKDLDVMFILDELFTKNAISNEDYDHISNLRDREERTKYLLKLLKNGNNNAFEVFVDSLAKDYNWLWKKLATGNSKEMIEDSFEDSLSRGDVPRLPDHFVRRLALENDVYVKLKTLTRHKILSLHGMSGCGKTALIISVLRNNSQLITSDFNGVVYWLNFSNCKTEDDIIAQQNKLYRKALSITSHNSYMNSSISMSSIGSNSDSLSSYDWTWQELKDKLKSVFSELSLKDALLVLDEVNEKKCLDAFDIGCKIVVTTRDTGVVTNFHPQIINVENYFSEEESLALFASCLEVEVSNLPRQAKKLHEICKGSPFHIALLGAELAENKERLVHDTRHWNYYLNKLEKKEFIFHLRPNVNPMKTIEICINSLKPNILPLFKMLTILPDNVKLSAKVFSKLWNKPVLEVNSIIKQLRSKSLIIEFYDKDQVDYSYEIHDLIMGYLRSSSNDDDVKKLHEDFLKSYSYDSINNAPVEIEDDGYIAFYIGYHLANTKNLNNKWTLFNRLYLDLKFLGNKARLTGPADVILDLQKYESHIAHDELDKSLLFSIKEYLSTYGIDLYRYPCTDIIQNILQNESKGILYTKAWQIAQERCTNNELYFEFMHEQNVEEIKHSTIDVKETITAVCFLGDYVLVGTVMGAIKFFHIGTNKLKKELQSSGSPVKWVGVCPINPLFIASLAYDGVIKLWYIDDVERDGAGGVIEEESEESLNNNYPSNETIAPKLGPFINCRWANNEETLITHTSKMIVLFNTSGKVLYLLDNLYRDRDILCCVPCNCDKYVIVATSNSTHMLEIIDVKTKEKQIYEETDTVLDIITVPGTKRILTLKKKEVTEYEFKVFRRFNQNCNNCVCKTVVTSDIVKDGITFISMAVNKTGTLLFVSTDDSRVICVNLKTNTYLFDLENRRGNVASMSTSEVAWDELEPGTDVLLTGTADHENCAKVWYLDAAYVAHYSRDGAGKVRLTTKFDASFINTLSPNTPNTSTSSSAPQSSNNTPKRHQSFVSHKEAKRVVKSTMSLDRHSLKPLNLKGLCNGNSDGAFQPLLAVVDDKNNIQIMRGRKLITEIPSNSDDHITKIKISPCNQYIIYGFNSGIVRKFTLRSKENKDIMDVNSAVQYMNFVSHNLMMVAGKNRCLMAYRLTEDGDWKPKMLQRGNTNLGSQEILNDINGFKKKSNPSDKISSSESDTSISSRDRLFRNCDLKGRLCKGSSLVDCYWVQDVGLITIESNATIKLWDKDLNLASVLNGRQSDVCVYCSAFQKNVLVLCDDYNLSFQIFELRRGEQIQLETVQEYKLNNRIYSCTLTEDGNMLAMGLDSGDVVIWSVQNKRQVKLLKQHKSRVQWCGFSPVPERGPRAPLDDEPPLVLVSLAAEIVWWNVTHVIRMRSKGFLRTGLNVITPLASPLDVRNEIQTVDNSSTSTSNNFFFGGNLLNPQHCWKVNWKKKTCKENSKRKEILACIKLSGMNAKQICLDEKFSCFVTVDNPGHIHIMKMMSTCST